Proteins encoded together in one Camelina sativa cultivar DH55 chromosome 9, Cs, whole genome shotgun sequence window:
- the LOC104710659 gene encoding protein ALTERED XYLOGLUCAN 4-like, producing the protein MKSERWMMMNIGRLTPLFLSSFCITLFFTGFFVYQNPFQSISDQNVLSLLPQIDPECDLFKGHWIPDKRGVLYTNSTCSTIPDSKNCIKQGRPDRDFLFWRWKPDGCDLPRFNPKAFLSMVRGKKMSFVGDSVARNHMESLLCLLSMEETPKDIYKDADDRNRIWYFPNHDFTLSTSWTKFLVAERERRDGNNTGTGLFDIDIDVIDQGWFKGLPNTDIAIVSAAHWFFRPIFVHRGDETLGCIYCNLPNMTQISPEEGFKLVYSAVLKHIDECEKCKDDLVTVLRTISPAHFENGTWDTGGTCSRTSPFGENRIDVQSNEMKIRKSQIEQLEVITKRDNKAKKFAVLDVTRVMLMRPDGHPNGYWGNKWMKGYNDCVHWCLPGPIDSWSEFLMAIIRQLR; encoded by the exons gatgatgaacattGGTCGATTAACACCATTGTTCTTGTCTTCGTTTTGTATAACTCTCTTCTTCACCGGTTTTTTCGTTTATCAGAATCCTTTTCAATCCATCTCCGATCAAAATGTTCTTTCTCTTCTACCTCAAATCG ATCCTGAATGTGATTTGTTCAAGGGACATTGGATTCCTGACAAAAGAGGAGTTTTATACACGAACTCAACTTGTTCTACAATTCCTGACTCAAAGAACTGCATAAAACAAGGGAGACCAGACAGAGATTTTTTGTTCTGGAGATGGAAACCCGATGGTTGCGATCTTCCGAGGTTTAATCCGAAGGCGTTTCTCAGTATGGTTCGagggaagaagatgagttttgtTGGTGATTCTGTAGCTAGGAACCACATGGAATCACTTCTTTGCTTATTGTCAATG GAAGAAACTCCTAAGGACATCTACAAGGATGCAGACGACAGAAACAGGATTTGGTACTTTCCAAATCACGATTTCACTCTTTCCACCTCTTGGACTAAGTTTCTTGTGGCGGAACGAGAGAGGAGAGATGGTAACAATACGGGAACTGGATTGTTTGATATTGATATTGACGTGATCGACCAAGGGTGGTTTAAGGGTTTGCCAAATACAGACATTGCTATTGTTTCCGCTGCTCATTGGTTTTTTAGACCGATATTTGTACACAGAGGAGATGAGACACTTGGTTGCATTTACTGTAACTTACCAAACATGACCCAGATTAGCCCGGAAGAAGGGTTTAAGCTTGTATACTCAGCTGTCCTTAAGCACATCGATGAGTGTGAAAAGTGTAAGGATGATTTGGTGACAGTACTGAGGACTATTTCACCAGCTCATTTCGAGAATGGGACTTGGGATACCGGAGGAACTTGCAGCAGGACGAGTCCTTTTGGAGAAAACCGAATTGACGTGCAGAGCAATGAGATGAAGATCAGGAAATCTCAAATTGAACAGCTTGAAGTCATAACAAAACGAGACAACAAAGCAAAGAAGTTTGCGGTTTTGGATGTGACGAGGGTTATGCTGATGAGACCCGATGGACATCCGAATGGTTACTGGGGAAATAAATGGATGAAAGGTTACAATGATTGTGTCCATTGGTGTTTGCCTGGTCCAATCGATTCGTGGAGCGAGTTTCTAATGGCGATCATTAGACAGTTAAGATGa